The nucleotide window CTTCTTCTCTCAGATATGCGGAAATGGCCGAATCGTATTGCGCCGTATGCGTAAAGGCTTCACAGGCCAGCTCCAGCCGGTAAGCATCACTGAACTCACCGTCTTTTTCCAAGATGGAAATGATTTGGTCATATTTGGCCGGATTCGTAACGACGGCGACATACTTGTTGTTTTTTGCCGATGCGCGAACCATGCAGGGCCCGCCGATATCAATGTTTTCGATAGCTTCCGCAAGTGTTACGTCCGCTTTGGCAATCGTCTGTTCAAAAGGATACAGGTTGACGACAACAAGATCGATTCCCGTAATATCATGCTCTTTCATCGCCTGAACGTGCTCCGGATTGTCA belongs to Megasphaera vaginalis (ex Bordigoni et al. 2020) and includes:
- a CDS encoding MGS-like domain protein, which codes for MKVKRALLSVSDKTGIVKLGQALTGLGIEIISTGGTMRALQDAGVPVMAVQDVTGFPEMMNGRVKTLHPKIHGAILAIRDNPEHVQAMKEHDITGIDLVVVNLYPFEQTIAKADVTLAEAIENIDIGGPCMVRASAKNNKYVAVVTNPAKYDQIISILEKDGEFSDAYRLELACEAFTHTAQYDSAISAYLREEVTKGAKA